In one Scomber japonicus isolate fScoJap1 chromosome 6, fScoJap1.pri, whole genome shotgun sequence genomic region, the following are encoded:
- the c18h3orf33 gene encoding protein C3orf33 homolog, translating to MHRANVNNMPESACRETETEEEKRNRQQRDQGNESSHNIVSIISQYADDNLTLVRNISTGLAVAGVIVIARSIKLITKFQAASEIPARFIERSVSLRGKVHSIAEKGLEVEHVPIYLPVISPLLSKHKGVSTSPLLVNLAGVELTPEGKEWLHKSLAPAQTVWLKLISREDDILHCLVSQSKGSLWSSCVNEEVLRLGLARTAPVAGVHPDSRLYWRLHKRLHRAEVKAEKKGRGLWKEDSLWERASKAVRDNMIFRMMRKFFKRTESD from the exons ATGCATCGAGCAAATGTCAACAACATGCCGGAGTCGGCttgcagagaaacagaaaccgaggaggaaaagagaaacagacaacaAAGAGATCAAGGAAACGAATCGTCCCATAACATCGTGTCTATCATATCTCAATACGCAGATGATAATTTAACACTTGTGCGG AACATAAGCACCGGACTGGCTGTTGCTGGTGTGATTGTAATAGCAAGGAGTATCAAActg ATTACCAAATTTCAAGCTGCATCTGAGATCCCTGCTCGATTCATTGAGAGGAGCGTCAGCCTTCGTGGGAAAGTTCATTCGATCGCCGAGAAAGGACTTGAAGTGGAGCATGTCCCAATTTATCTGCCAGTCATCTCTCCGTTATTGTCAAAACACAAAG GTGTGAGCACATCCCCGTTGCTGGTGAATCTTGCAGGAGTGGAGCTGACTCCAGAGGGGAAGGAATGGCTACACAAGAGCCTGGCCCCTGCCCAAACAGTCTGGTTAAAACTGATCAGCAGAGAAGATGACATACTACACTGTTTGGTGTCCCAAAGCAAG GGGTCACTGTGGAGCAGCTGTGTAAATGAAGAGGTTCTCAGGCTGGGTCTGGCTCGCACTGCGCCTGTCGCTGGAGTCCACCCTGACTCTCGTCTATACTGGCGTCTCCACAAACGGCTGCACAGGGCAGAGGTCAAAGCCGAGAAGAAGGGGAGGGGTCTGTGGAAAGAAGACAGTCTATGGGAGAGGGCCTCCAAAG